One region of Nitrospira sp. genomic DNA includes:
- a CDS encoding sigma-54-dependent Fis family transcriptional regulator produces MAYNTRPSAPDRLCTDLLQRLQIAILEHVTGSEFRIIGHPPSWLFTLYPDARDTLQLSVGVHTPVLQNFLADAADAWQKDGDDIAHSGFWSQQPAAEEPWHFHAMALRLGPSRLLLIQRSTAAYDQQATLLQRARDQVLQQHEHNRGHQRTQHELTTKLVDMERSRDDVAVILQQLGLATLLINQEGQVRFLSASAARLLDTPATGRPDGLLWETLLPLTKPDRLALQSMLQQPAPRRERVQCHVETQAGRHLWLEIELQDDPRDTGTKIMFLHDMTDVHHLRRLLELKAHYHDLVGKSRGMTQIYEQIQDLARVDSTVLIEGETGTGKELVARALHQASARHKGPFIAANCAGLTDSLLGSQLFGHKKGAFTGAIDDQQGLFEAAQGGVLFLDEIGDIPHNVQTNLLRVLQEKEVTRLGETRPRKVNVRVLTATHHNLSQDVAKGIFRADLLYRIRVSRIQLPSLRERKEDIPLLVASFLTEGRASMGKVIHRASPAAMAALMEYHWPGNVRELKSTIECAMIHCKGDTLEATDLPPELRQGPMDSPSAVVVSGDERSRFVAALGQARGNRTKAARLLGMSRATFYRRLSELDLPTS; encoded by the coding sequence ATGGCGTATAACACCCGCCCGTCTGCACCGGACCGACTTTGCACGGATCTGCTGCAGCGGCTCCAAATTGCCATCCTCGAACACGTGACCGGTTCAGAATTCCGCATCATCGGGCACCCGCCGTCCTGGCTTTTCACCCTCTACCCCGATGCCCGGGACACTCTGCAACTGTCCGTCGGGGTCCACACTCCAGTGCTTCAAAATTTCCTGGCCGACGCAGCCGATGCATGGCAGAAAGACGGCGACGACATCGCGCACTCGGGGTTTTGGAGCCAGCAGCCCGCGGCCGAGGAACCCTGGCACTTTCATGCCATGGCACTGCGACTGGGTCCCAGCCGTCTCTTGCTGATCCAACGAAGCACGGCAGCCTATGACCAACAGGCCACTCTCCTCCAGCGAGCCCGCGACCAAGTGCTTCAGCAGCATGAACACAATCGCGGACACCAACGCACCCAGCACGAGCTCACCACAAAACTGGTGGATATGGAGCGGTCGCGGGACGACGTCGCCGTCATTTTGCAGCAGCTCGGACTGGCCACCCTCCTCATCAACCAGGAGGGGCAGGTGCGGTTTCTCAGCGCCTCCGCAGCTCGTCTGCTGGACACGCCCGCAACCGGCAGGCCCGACGGTCTGCTCTGGGAGACCCTGCTCCCGCTGACGAAACCGGACCGCCTGGCCCTGCAGTCGATGTTGCAGCAACCCGCACCCCGGCGCGAACGAGTGCAGTGCCATGTCGAAACCCAGGCCGGGCGGCACCTCTGGCTGGAGATCGAACTGCAAGACGATCCACGGGACACCGGAACCAAGATCATGTTTCTCCACGACATGACCGACGTCCACCACTTGCGTCGCCTGCTGGAGTTGAAAGCGCACTATCATGATTTAGTCGGTAAGAGCCGAGGGATGACGCAGATCTACGAACAGATTCAGGATCTGGCCCGTGTCGACTCCACGGTCCTGATTGAAGGTGAGACCGGCACGGGGAAAGAATTGGTGGCCCGCGCGTTACATCAGGCGAGCGCACGGCATAAAGGCCCCTTCATTGCAGCCAACTGCGCCGGGCTCACGGATTCGCTGCTGGGCAGCCAACTCTTCGGCCACAAGAAAGGCGCCTTCACCGGAGCCATCGACGACCAGCAGGGGCTCTTCGAGGCCGCGCAGGGCGGAGTCTTGTTCCTCGACGAGATCGGCGATATCCCCCACAACGTCCAAACCAACCTACTTCGCGTACTGCAGGAGAAGGAAGTCACTCGGCTCGGTGAAACCAGACCGCGAAAAGTGAACGTGCGCGTGTTGACCGCCACCCACCACAATTTGAGCCAGGACGTGGCGAAAGGAATCTTTCGCGCCGACCTTCTCTACCGGATTCGAGTCTCACGAATCCAGCTTCCGTCGCTGAGGGAGCGAAAGGAGGATATTCCCCTTCTCGTCGCCTCCTTCCTCACCGAGGGACGGGCCAGCATGGGGAAAGTCATCCATCGCGCCAGCCCGGCGGCGATGGCGGCCCTGATGGAGTACCATTGGCCCGGCAATGTGCGGGAACTCAAGAGCACGATCGAGTGCGCAATGATTCATTGCAAGGGCGACACGCTCGAAGCCACAGATCTTCCTCCCGAACTTCGTCAGGGGCCGATGGACTCTCCCTCCGCAGTGGTTGTCAGCGGAGACGAGCGCAGTCGTTTCGTGGCCGCCCTCGGACAAGCCCGTGGCAACCGAACGAAGGCCGCGCGCCTCCTGGGAATGAGCCGCGCCACGTTTTACCGCCGACTGAGTGAACTCGATCTCCCGACCAGCTGA
- a CDS encoding GTP-binding protein has translation MIEKKICMLGAFAVGKTSLVRRFVTSCFSEQYQTTIGVTVDKKTLSMDGQAVTLVLWDLYGEDEFQKLRRSYLRGSSGYLLVLDGMRRATLDIALHIQLTVADALGPVPFVVLINKLDRRADWEVTDQDLAQLAQRGWTVLVTSAKTGQGVEEAFTILTRAMLGTLQETPPAGTTDGV, from the coding sequence ATGATCGAAAAAAAGATCTGCATGCTGGGCGCCTTTGCTGTGGGAAAAACCAGCCTCGTGCGCCGCTTTGTCACCAGCTGTTTCTCCGAGCAATATCAAACAACCATCGGAGTGACCGTCGACAAGAAAACGCTGTCGATGGACGGCCAGGCCGTGACGTTGGTGCTCTGGGATCTCTACGGCGAAGACGAATTCCAAAAGTTGCGCCGCTCGTATCTGCGCGGATCGTCCGGGTACCTGCTGGTCCTGGACGGAATGCGGCGGGCCACGCTGGACATCGCGTTGCACATCCAACTGACCGTGGCGGATGCACTCGGTCCGGTTCCGTTTGTGGTCCTCATCAATAAACTGGACCGACGGGCGGATTGGGAAGTGACCGACCAGGACCTCGCCCAGCTCGCCCAACGTGGGTGGACGGTGCTCGTGACCAGTGCCAAGACAGGGCAGGGCGTCGAGGAGGCCTTCACGATTCTCACCCGCGCCATGCTCGGCACACTACAGGAAACACCCCCTGCAGGAACAACCGATGGCGTATAA
- a CDS encoding DUF481 domain-containing protein: MRRLGSLFFALLVMALAASIVRAEAPAPADTTPAAPALDAVTLKDGTVIYGQVLGMIADELHIKTSFGPTAGDDIVKIMWPNVAKLVVNRPVPFSLKEGTTVVGTAQPGEPGTMILKAAPTGTPMAIPLDTVIGMNQPAVIYTGALQAGFSQTTGNSHLRNGSLLGELSARSESLRLTILGRYIYGDNAQNLIVRNSRGTIKLDFFLSKRLYWFASAYFEQDTFQDLKLRTALATGPGYQLLDRGDLTGFFKDMTLWAEAGAAYFNEDFKLADDKSSTRGRWAVKWNWPLWGGDQVSLYHFQEGFQSLANSKDLYLTADTGLRFKVWGGLVSGFQWTMRYNKNPPPGVSDTDNLYLITLGYSFDTSRKQ; the protein is encoded by the coding sequence ATGCGACGACTTGGATCTCTCTTTTTTGCACTACTCGTTATGGCGCTCGCTGCCTCAATCGTGCGGGCGGAAGCTCCGGCACCTGCTGATACGACACCCGCGGCGCCCGCGCTCGATGCCGTCACGCTCAAGGACGGCACGGTGATCTATGGGCAGGTCCTGGGCATGATCGCAGACGAGCTGCACATCAAAACCAGCTTCGGGCCGACCGCCGGTGACGATATCGTCAAGATCATGTGGCCGAACGTCGCCAAGCTCGTGGTCAATCGTCCCGTCCCTTTCAGCCTCAAAGAGGGCACGACGGTAGTGGGTACGGCACAACCAGGCGAGCCCGGCACCATGATCCTGAAAGCCGCCCCCACAGGGACACCGATGGCCATTCCACTCGATACGGTCATCGGCATGAACCAGCCGGCCGTGATCTATACCGGCGCCCTCCAGGCAGGATTTTCACAAACGACCGGCAACAGCCATCTCCGAAACGGCAGCTTGCTCGGCGAACTGTCCGCCCGTAGTGAATCACTCCGCCTGACGATCCTCGGACGGTACATCTACGGCGATAACGCCCAGAACCTGATCGTACGGAACAGCCGCGGCACCATCAAGCTTGACTTCTTCCTGTCGAAACGTTTGTATTGGTTCGCGTCGGCGTATTTCGAGCAAGACACCTTTCAAGATCTGAAGCTACGCACCGCGCTCGCCACCGGCCCAGGCTATCAACTCCTTGACCGAGGCGACCTGACGGGCTTCTTTAAAGATATGACGCTCTGGGCGGAAGCGGGCGCAGCTTACTTCAACGAAGATTTTAAGCTCGCCGACGATAAATCCAGCACCCGAGGTCGATGGGCCGTGAAATGGAATTGGCCGCTCTGGGGCGGCGACCAGGTCAGCCTGTACCACTTCCAGGAAGGATTTCAGTCACTCGCCAACTCCAAGGATCTCTACCTGACTGCCGACACCGGCTTGCGCTTCAAAGTGTGGGGAGGGCTCGTGAGCGGCTTCCAGTGGACCATGCGGTACAACAAAAACCCGCCGCCGGGCGTTTCGGATACGGACAACCTCTACCTGATCACGCTGGGGTACAGCTTCGACACCAGCCGGAAACAGTAA
- a CDS encoding mechanosensitive ion channel family protein encodes MSLANLVTQYIVQYGFRIMGAILVVVAALFVAKSVGRLFERWLNEQDLEPPLRLLLLRLVKALVVILGLLIALDQLGLQIAPLVAGLGVAGLGMGLALQGVLSNVVAGLSIIFTKPYRVGEHVSLLGVHGDVAKIDIFTTTLMHPDHSRIVIPNRKVVGEILHNFGTIRQLDLSIGVSYQTDIDTTLRVLRDLVTRHPKVLQDPAPMIGIAGFADSSITLSIRPWVQVASVGAAHIELNQAILQRLQADGVDIPFPQREVRLLNPS; translated from the coding sequence ATGTCGTTGGCCAATCTGGTCACTCAATACATCGTGCAATACGGATTTCGAATTATGGGGGCGATCCTGGTCGTCGTCGCCGCCCTGTTCGTCGCCAAATCGGTGGGGCGACTCTTCGAGCGCTGGCTCAACGAGCAGGACCTGGAGCCACCGCTTCGCCTGCTGCTGCTGCGTCTGGTGAAGGCCCTCGTGGTAATCCTCGGCCTTCTGATCGCGCTGGATCAACTCGGCCTGCAAATCGCGCCGCTGGTCGCCGGGCTCGGCGTGGCCGGCTTGGGGATGGGCCTTGCCCTGCAGGGCGTCTTGAGCAATGTCGTGGCCGGCCTCTCGATCATCTTCACCAAACCCTACCGGGTCGGCGAACATGTGTCGCTCTTAGGGGTGCACGGGGATGTCGCAAAAATCGATATCTTCACGACGACGCTCATGCATCCGGATCACTCCCGGATCGTGATCCCCAATCGCAAAGTCGTCGGAGAGATTCTGCACAACTTCGGCACGATTCGGCAGCTGGATCTCTCCATCGGGGTGTCATACCAAACCGATATCGACACCACACTACGCGTGCTGCGCGACCTCGTCACCCGACACCCCAAAGTACTTCAGGACCCGGCTCCGATGATCGGGATTGCAGGTTTCGCCGATTCCTCCATTACCCTGTCCATTCGGCCCTGGGTCCAAGTCGCGTCCGTCGGAGCCGCACACATCGAACTCAACCAAGCGATCCTTCAACGATTACAAGCCGATGGGGTGGACATCCCCTTTCCCCAGCGCGAGGTACGACTACTTAATCCTTCCTAA
- a CDS encoding helix-turn-helix transcriptional regulator, with protein MDKLIPFSRPRPDAPTAREREILTHIWAGLTSQEIAARLQIAPKTVESHRANLLRKFRATNSAQLLRLALLEGILRMPSANSTDPSHTSADSQSAKETRKLTNVK; from the coding sequence ATGGATAAGCTCATTCCCTTCTCACGCCCACGACCAGATGCGCCCACGGCAAGAGAGCGCGAGATACTCACTCACATTTGGGCCGGCCTGACGAGCCAGGAAATTGCGGCGCGGCTACAGATCGCCCCCAAGACCGTGGAATCACACCGTGCGAATCTCCTGAGAAAGTTCCGCGCGACGAACTCGGCACAACTGCTTCGCCTGGCGCTGCTTGAGGGCATACTCCGTATGCCCTCAGCGAATAGCACAGATCCATCCCACACCTCGGCGGACTCGCAGAGCGCCAAAGAGACACGGAAGCTGACGAACGTCAAATGA
- a CDS encoding OmpA family protein yields the protein MITPRTIPVLLSALLLAACTTAPSPNDSASRALNEMKAVARPLPPKPDPKDARIAELERQKAALESELAQVRSSLTGDLDQAKARTSALESQLSQRDQELAALRNATGDKERLAGQLSDAERQLSAKDQELAALRSGAGDKDRLAAQLAALQGQLSSKDQELAGLKGNAGDRDRLSSELAQAKQRITQLEQQLDAKSHEVAGLKHAAGDREKLVADLAAARQRASDLESELGRRDQEMTALKGALDQQKTSLAEAKDDLSKLLQAEVAKGNVTMKQLGDQLTLGLATTLLFDSGEATLKPGGADVLHRIGGVLKQYPDRSIHVAGHTDNVPIKGRLAKTYPTNVELSQARADSARQALTEGGMAPDKIDAKGHADSRPIASNSTAEGRQKNRRVEIVVGH from the coding sequence ATGATAACACCCCGTACCATTCCTGTACTGTTGAGCGCCCTGCTGCTCGCGGCCTGCACAACGGCCCCGTCCCCTAACGACTCGGCGAGCCGAGCGTTGAATGAAATGAAGGCGGTCGCCAGACCGCTCCCACCCAAACCCGACCCGAAAGACGCACGAATTGCCGAACTCGAGCGGCAGAAAGCCGCGCTCGAATCGGAGCTGGCACAGGTTCGTTCTTCCCTCACCGGCGATCTGGACCAGGCAAAAGCCCGAACCAGCGCGCTGGAATCACAACTCAGCCAACGTGATCAGGAATTAGCGGCACTCCGCAACGCAACCGGAGACAAAGAGCGGCTCGCGGGACAGTTGTCGGATGCCGAACGCCAACTGTCAGCGAAGGACCAGGAGCTCGCGGCCCTCAGGAGCGGCGCCGGAGACAAGGACCGCCTTGCCGCACAACTGGCGGCGCTCCAGGGGCAACTATCCTCAAAGGATCAGGAACTCGCCGGACTGAAAGGGAATGCCGGAGACCGGGATCGCTTGTCCTCCGAACTGGCACAGGCCAAACAACGGATCACTCAGCTGGAGCAGCAACTGGATGCCAAGAGTCATGAGGTCGCCGGGTTAAAACATGCCGCCGGCGACCGGGAAAAACTCGTGGCAGACCTTGCGGCGGCCAGACAGCGGGCCTCGGACCTCGAGAGTGAACTCGGGCGCAGAGACCAGGAAATGACCGCGCTGAAAGGCGCGTTGGATCAGCAAAAAACCAGTCTGGCCGAAGCGAAGGACGATTTATCGAAACTGCTGCAGGCCGAAGTGGCCAAAGGCAACGTGACCATGAAGCAGCTGGGGGACCAGCTCACCTTGGGGCTTGCCACCACGTTGCTGTTCGATTCCGGCGAAGCGACACTTAAGCCGGGGGGAGCCGATGTCTTGCACCGCATCGGTGGTGTGCTCAAACAATACCCCGATCGTTCAATTCATGTGGCCGGCCACACGGACAACGTGCCCATCAAGGGGAGACTGGCCAAGACCTATCCGACCAACGTCGAACTCTCTCAAGCACGTGCCGACAGTGCACGTCAGGCACTGACCGAAGGGGGTATGGCCCCGGACAAGATCGACGCCAAAGGGCATGCCGACAGCCGGCCGATTGCGAGCAATTCGACCGCCGAAGGGCGGCAGAAGAATCGACGCGTCGAAATCGTCGTCGGACACTAA
- the mscL gene encoding large conductance mechanosensitive channel protein MscL, with product MSMMSEFKEFAVKGNVLDMAVGVIIGGAFGKIVSSVVSDILMPPIGLLMGKVDFSSLFIPLTEDAKGKSLAAAKAAGAATINYGVFLQTLLDFTILAFVIFMVIKQMNRFKKAAPPGPPPAPPKEEVLLTEIRDLLKNQRH from the coding sequence ATGAGCATGATGAGTGAATTTAAAGAGTTCGCCGTGAAGGGCAATGTGCTCGATATGGCCGTGGGGGTCATCATCGGAGGTGCATTCGGGAAAATCGTATCCTCTGTCGTCAGCGACATCCTGATGCCGCCCATCGGTCTCTTGATGGGGAAAGTCGACTTCTCCAGTCTTTTTATTCCGTTGACCGAAGATGCCAAAGGAAAATCGCTGGCCGCAGCTAAAGCCGCCGGTGCCGCCACCATCAACTACGGCGTCTTTCTGCAAACCCTGCTCGATTTTACGATTCTGGCCTTCGTCATTTTCATGGTGATCAAACAAATGAACCGTTTTAAGAAAGCGGCCCCTCCCGGTCCGCCTCCTGCGCCACCCAAGGAAGAAGTGTTACTGACGGAGATTCGGGACCTCTTGAAGAATCAACGCCACTAA
- a CDS encoding OmpA family protein, translating into MAHAPKALTPAVDRDYAELRSLLLAPEQSRLEQLQEQVEHLDLNAHNLNRVLPEAIALRGETDHRLTHALTPHVSEALGVSVRKQPHMIVDAIAPIMMPAIRQAIANALRSMVQSLNQTIEHSLSIRSIQWRLEALRTGKPFAEIVLLHTLCYRVEQVFLIHAQTGLLLAHAAGDAVAVQDQTLVSGMLSAIRSFVQDSFGATPDQALNTLQVGDLTVWIEQGPSAILAAVIRGTPPETFHVHLQDTLTRIHAEHFDALTRFSGDAAPFAGTTPLLEECLRTQVEPHRRAIAPITWIFLAAIVLAAVWWGVSAFQDRRHWQAYLERLASEPGLVVTSTHAEGNRYVLTGLRDPLAADPATLLQDSGVAADRVEAKWSPYYALDAAFTLTRAGSVLSPPDTVRLTLKGPRLTAIGTATAEWIRQSRPLARLLPGITEYDDDAVVAQSLEALAQRMAGVWILFEQGTVTIQSPEQLQGVRRISELLHQLDEMARLSGATVTMEVTGQTDVLGRPNRNQRLSEDRARSVLEALHPATFSAITFHARGIGPAPESAPSQGAATLPQDRRVSFQATVHPAS; encoded by the coding sequence ATGGCGCACGCACCTAAAGCTCTCACGCCGGCAGTCGATCGCGACTATGCCGAATTGCGGAGCCTCCTCCTGGCGCCCGAGCAATCGCGTCTGGAGCAACTACAGGAGCAGGTCGAACACCTCGACCTGAACGCTCACAATCTGAATCGTGTGCTTCCCGAAGCGATCGCGCTCCGTGGAGAGACCGACCACCGGCTGACCCATGCGCTGACTCCTCACGTCTCAGAGGCGCTGGGGGTCTCCGTGCGCAAACAGCCCCACATGATCGTCGATGCGATCGCCCCGATCATGATGCCGGCGATCCGCCAGGCCATCGCCAATGCCTTGCGCAGCATGGTGCAATCGCTCAACCAAACCATTGAACACAGCCTCTCGATCCGAAGCATACAGTGGCGGCTGGAGGCCTTGCGCACCGGCAAACCGTTCGCTGAAATCGTCCTGCTGCATACCCTCTGCTATCGCGTCGAGCAGGTCTTTCTCATTCATGCACAGACCGGGCTGCTGCTCGCGCATGCGGCCGGCGACGCGGTCGCCGTGCAGGATCAGACCCTGGTCTCGGGCATGTTGTCGGCGATTCGGAGCTTCGTCCAGGATTCGTTCGGCGCAACGCCCGACCAAGCGTTGAACACGTTGCAAGTCGGTGATCTGACGGTCTGGATCGAACAGGGCCCCTCGGCAATTCTCGCGGCCGTCATACGGGGCACGCCACCGGAGACGTTTCACGTTCACCTCCAGGACACGCTCACTCGCATTCACGCCGAACATTTCGATGCGCTGACACGTTTCAGCGGTGATGCGGCACCCTTTGCCGGGACCACCCCGCTCCTGGAAGAGTGCCTGCGGACCCAGGTTGAACCGCACCGGCGTGCCATCGCGCCCATCACATGGATCTTCCTGGCGGCGATCGTCCTGGCAGCAGTCTGGTGGGGAGTGTCGGCCTTTCAAGACCGCCGACACTGGCAGGCCTATCTGGAGCGACTGGCCTCGGAACCGGGCCTCGTCGTCACCTCCACACATGCAGAAGGCAACCGGTATGTGCTCACCGGGCTGCGCGACCCGTTGGCCGCTGATCCGGCTACGTTGCTGCAAGACAGTGGAGTGGCCGCCGATCGGGTCGAAGCGAAATGGAGTCCCTACTACGCCCTCGACGCCGCGTTCACCCTGACACGAGCCGGAAGCGTCCTGTCCCCCCCGGACACCGTTCGCCTGACCCTCAAAGGGCCGCGCCTGACGGCCATCGGCACAGCCACCGCAGAGTGGATCCGGCAGAGCCGGCCGTTGGCGCGGCTGCTCCCCGGCATTACCGAATATGACGACGACGCCGTCGTCGCTCAATCCCTTGAGGCACTGGCCCAACGGATGGCAGGAGTCTGGATTTTGTTCGAACAAGGAACCGTGACGATCCAATCACCAGAACAACTTCAGGGGGTACGTCGCATTTCAGAGCTTCTGCATCAGCTGGACGAGATGGCACGACTCTCCGGCGCCACGGTAACGATGGAGGTCACCGGCCAGACCGACGTCCTGGGCCGGCCAAACCGGAACCAGCGACTCAGTGAAGATCGCGCCCGGTCGGTGCTCGAGGCCCTTCATCCGGCGACCTTTTCCGCGATCACGTTTCACGCGCGCGGGATCGGCCCGGCCCCTGAATCTGCACCATCTCAGGGTGCCGCCACATTGCCCCAGGACCGGCGAGTATCCTTTCAGGCGACTGTTCACCCCGCTTCATGA
- a CDS encoding AsmA family protein — protein MKILVGISVVILLLIVLIVALPFLIDLNKYQDRYRPLIEEALNRKVELQDIRLTIWPRIGARVGSFVVQDDPAFRTGPFASLSSLDVGVKLLPLLKGTVDVEEITLRDPVITVLKNAQGQLNISTLGAKSPAPPAPSKPEAPAQAPGSPLQILALFAVDRVSIDGGTLSYRDESTPKPTEYTVTNLEFLLTSVHLGESPTVHLGATVQPYNLPVRLDGTFGPLVETLDLKSFTFNLALGKVAVGLKGRAVGGNLDATVNALQIDTADLPIALPLTKPVQIKDVHLTVHALYPLPPDTPPANQVDLTDLGLTLVMGGSAINVKGTATKGLANLTAASASINSADLPVAIPLTKPVELKDLHVNLRAKYPPKEGAAPLELAEIPNLGLTVAMGSSRIEVKGSVLGGLAKITANSKLINTTDLPIALTLKKPVEVKDLQAAAEMKGQEARLTNASLQLFGGFVRTQGTLGLGSATPPFNGTVSIQGLQLGPALQAVGTDQVSMSGTANAELAVNGRGFTHPDLVKALAGTGRVAVKEGKIEGINLLQQASMLLKVVGVSLDNVKATAFSTIESDFAIKQGLIAVQRLLIDSHDFQATGGGTIGLDQSLDMKLNLNLSQALSQKIAAGSPIARVALTGGRLSLPLLITGSTQAPSYGLDTKMFAGKVKEQVKEKVKGAVGDLLKGSAKPDDLKQQGKDLLKGLFGR, from the coding sequence ATGAAAATCCTGGTCGGGATCAGTGTCGTGATCCTGCTGCTCATCGTCCTGATCGTCGCGTTACCATTCCTCATCGATCTGAACAAATATCAGGACCGGTACCGCCCCTTAATCGAAGAGGCCCTCAACCGGAAGGTCGAATTGCAGGACATTCGACTGACCATCTGGCCACGCATCGGCGCAAGGGTCGGCAGCTTTGTCGTGCAGGACGATCCGGCCTTTCGCACAGGCCCCTTCGCATCACTCTCTTCACTGGATGTCGGCGTCAAGCTGCTGCCGCTGCTCAAAGGCACAGTCGACGTCGAGGAGATCACCCTGCGTGACCCGGTCATCACGGTCCTGAAAAATGCCCAGGGCCAACTCAACATCTCGACCCTCGGTGCCAAATCACCGGCTCCGCCGGCTCCTTCGAAGCCTGAGGCCCCCGCGCAGGCGCCCGGGAGTCCCCTCCAAATCCTGGCGCTCTTTGCGGTGGACCGGGTCTCGATCGACGGGGGAACCCTCTCATATCGCGACGAGTCCACCCCGAAACCGACCGAGTACACCGTCACTAATCTCGAGTTCCTGCTCACCTCGGTCCATCTCGGCGAAAGCCCCACCGTCCACCTAGGGGCAACCGTGCAGCCCTACAACCTGCCCGTCCGGCTCGATGGCACGTTCGGTCCACTCGTTGAAACCCTGGACCTGAAATCATTTACCTTCAACCTTGCACTGGGAAAGGTGGCGGTCGGCCTCAAAGGACGCGCGGTCGGTGGGAACCTGGACGCCACCGTCAATGCCCTGCAGATCGACACGGCGGATCTCCCTATCGCACTGCCGCTGACGAAGCCGGTCCAGATCAAGGATGTGCATCTCACCGTCCATGCCCTCTACCCGCTTCCGCCCGACACCCCGCCCGCCAATCAGGTCGATCTGACCGATCTGGGATTGACCCTGGTCATGGGCGGATCGGCGATCAACGTCAAAGGCACGGCCACTAAAGGTTTGGCCAACCTGACGGCGGCATCCGCCAGTATCAACTCCGCGGATCTTCCGGTAGCCATCCCCCTTACGAAGCCGGTCGAACTCAAGGACCTTCATGTGAACCTCCGGGCCAAATATCCGCCCAAGGAAGGAGCCGCGCCACTCGAACTCGCCGAGATTCCGAACCTGGGCCTCACCGTCGCCATGGGGAGCTCACGTATCGAGGTCAAAGGATCGGTGCTCGGCGGATTGGCGAAAATCACTGCCAACTCAAAACTCATCAACACGACTGACCTGCCAATCGCGCTGACACTGAAGAAGCCCGTGGAGGTCAAAGACCTGCAGGCCGCAGCCGAAATGAAGGGACAGGAGGCTCGCCTCACCAACGCCTCGCTCCAACTGTTCGGCGGATTCGTCCGCACGCAAGGAACGCTCGGCCTGGGTTCCGCCACTCCCCCCTTTAACGGCACGGTCTCGATTCAAGGCCTCCAACTCGGACCAGCCCTTCAGGCCGTCGGCACCGACCAGGTGTCCATGAGCGGAACCGCCAACGCCGAACTGGCAGTCAATGGGCGTGGATTTACCCATCCGGACCTCGTCAAGGCCCTCGCAGGTACCGGCCGTGTGGCAGTGAAAGAAGGGAAAATCGAGGGGATCAATTTATTGCAGCAGGCCTCGATGTTGCTCAAAGTGGTCGGCGTTTCCTTAGACAACGTCAAAGCCACCGCTTTTTCCACCATCGAAAGCGACTTTGCGATCAAACAAGGGCTGATCGCCGTCCAGCGACTCCTCATCGACAGCCATGATTTTCAGGCCACCGGCGGCGGGACGATCGGCCTCGATCAGTCGCTCGACATGAAACTGAATTTGAATCTATCCCAGGCCTTGAGCCAGAAGATTGCGGCCGGTTCTCCCATCGCCAGAGTCGCACTGACCGGCGGGCGTCTCTCGCTGCCGCTGCTCATTACCGGCAGCACGCAGGCCCCTTCCTATGGACTCGACACAAAAATGTTTGCCGGAAAGGTCAAAGAGCAGGTGAAAGAAAAGGTCAAAGGCGCCGTGGGAGACCTCTTGAAGGGGTCCGCGAAACCGGACGATCTCAAACAGCAAGGCAAGGACCTCTTGAAGGGGCTCTTCGGGCGGTAG